Proteins encoded by one window of Myripristis murdjan chromosome 1, fMyrMur1.1, whole genome shotgun sequence:
- the LOC115367577 gene encoding sterile alpha motif domain-containing protein 9-like isoform X2, which translates to MDTTQKKRDSSPSNVSMKSDHSKSHPPNFSQDPDSEEDWRPPCPEKDKMDTMHQERDKSLGCSSLKSCRSKSPPLAFKPGTIEDRQDVNVSPQGAHLPVGGAQTRGNYLDEFPPTIDDWTKEQVKDWLILSLRIPQHIAQKLCDQELSGACLVSFEKQDLLELGVPPAPAIQIIRQVEKLKSHTGTFGGSVRIPKSHCEPESGEHRASTDTQDVSGNLDESMETETVSSDSGIQSLSSTVSIIQTLRHKIKSVTDDRTTDDKRLNRENTEDATSQPLRKPISLTRPFDKSDPSFIYKQNDILPPIAGPSNLLDPVHEYQLLPNTNEASEREILYEFTKEVFCFAASCMNSRTNGTIHFGVKIQSGQAHGQVIGHKVTSFSKYQEAFESCLNEHFQEDRNVARACIRPPKFFQVHNQYGTTSDKWVIEVDVVPTYSETKEKVFYTVLNIASIEKEQQCKTECLFVREGLRAVNILSDPNPRIVQEKIKSITDKVKCWAAARNSVEEKNDRHLTQGHQGHQGQRLKQIITRGRDLLENSTEVIVVTNKCHSSQLEHLGFLKEMKLFAVLEFDPESDVDGTCSFYRRDRIANLHYPQMYVTQDSIPTVIGKLNLFKQTSWVFCNGRVNEESEIDKPLTTSEWLKKRSGDVTNMVSFLCNPDLLSKDRLLVVFILHSAITDISSPLMETFCAIYRTLEGDDNMLCICKDTNVFRDWKQMVETRCKVDITGKCIYELSLNEINSTIQKLKEPQTRSSRRYLPSSASSSVLLTKRDEELMTVLDILSENECENTEIETNESFQEFKKKTEEDFYRGGQVTWWNFYLSERPGCHPFIKRDKYQELYDLITPVQGYTSPCVMINLFHHPGCGGTTLAMHVLWSLRRKFRCAVVKNNIAQNSEIAVQVKNLLTYGKQEESGYTPVLLLVDNWDDVEELKQCILSVGSERKQNSNVMVIILNCERSQFPDESSRNSRTANVFITNKLSTQEQSLFSEKLRQLKAYHDQPETFYAFMIMTKNFSEDYIKNLVSNIVKDLDTTTQKGKLFSFLAVLNTYVNGSYISLSLCEELVGIRNAFWKRETLEEKMNPYSTLLINFIVEEHGTYQAVRFLHQLIASNCLEVLAQKHKLSLAEITINLLHCDCLYKSFMGKDILIQNIQSMLITRHRKEQGGDKDTLFSPLIEAIDEEEGPDKIKEVLEKAIVRFDRSATLPQALARHFYLKEKDFKSAIQWARDAQRKNPVNSYIADTVGQVYKSQLKQEIVEHSDGITPEALNTCLQLASCAINAFKDSQELAKKDEPVDQFDLHNKKRKKSYNTSGYVGETEVMMTLLEVIKDIPLFNGRDRYKRDTMLQFLNGHFPAKNFHEINNTTMDQFVAVLADHERFLVSLKPSLKAMFSFFENYFTYLKPRSLERETTDERNKRKVSEHFKKYVDIFCISGEEKASEKDNNPKLSLLQQIADKKNYLESKRADTFAGLLQCLYEKTGKEMEYILNKWLFVFDNSPNRYISDTVNLILANIVLHDIKPNSKTLKKYTELVSLLNEALQNEGIHSKCTELYYLSMLLIWPTKDHRLEDVEAYKNISTYVTSARKSFHRRFSHMFPARSAIAHFFLGKSTGLERIVSKAKLDHIVSSASQQRSQCDMHQLWLTGAVWKEPEVQKMLLRVKGKSENSDIYVSYAGNLKMLVRPAYLGGIRGGYSQEKVSFYLGFSMEGPVAYDIRYENA; encoded by the exons ATGGACACtacacagaagaagagagacagcTCTCCAAGCAATGTCTCTATGAAGAGTGACCATTCAAAAAGCCATCCTCCAAATTTCAGCCAGGACCCTGATTCAGAAGAAGACTG GAGACCTCCATGTCCTGAGAAAGACAAAATGGATACCATGCATCAAGAGAGAGACAAGTCTTTGGGTTGCTCATCTCTGAAGAGTTGTAGGTCAAAGAGCCCTCCTCTGGCTTTTAAACCTGGCACTATTGAAGACAGGCAAGATGT gAATGTGAGTCCCCAGGGGGCACATTTGCCTGTTGGAGGAGCACAAACG AGAGGAAATTACCTTGATGAATTCCCACCAACAATTGACGACTGGACCAAAGAACAAGTGAAAGATTGGCTCATCCTTAGTCTTAGAATACCACAGCACATTGCACAAAAACTCTGCGACCAAGAACTGTCAGGAGCTTGCTTGGTCTCCTTTGAAAAACAAGACCTGTTAGAATTAGGTGTGCCTCCAGCGCCAGCAATCCAAATCATACGACAAGTTGAGAAGTTAAAGAGCCATACAGGGACATTTGGAGGAAGTGTGAGGATACCAAAAAGTCATTGTGAACCCGAATCAGGTGAACACAGGGCAAGCACAGATACACAGGATGTGTCAGGAAACCTTGATGAATCTAtggaaactgaaactgtatcATCAGACTCTGGAATTCAAAGTTTAAGCTCTACAGTGTCCATAATACAGACATTGAGACATAAAATAAAGTCTGTAACAGATGACAGGACAACAGATGATAAGAGATTAAATAGAGAAAATACAGAGGACGCAACATCTCAGCCTCTGAGGAAACCAATATCTCTGACCCGGCCCTTTGACAAAAGTGACCCATCTTTCATctacaaacaaaatgacattctTCCTCCCATAGCTGGTCCAAGCAATCTTCTTGACCCTGTCCATGAGTATCAGCTCCTGCCTAACACAAATGAGGCCAGCGAAAGAGAGATCCTTTATGAATTCACAAAGGaagtattttgttttgctgcaagctGTATGAATTCACGCACCAATGGTACTATTCATTTTGGAGTTAAAATCCAATCAGGCCAGGCACATGGCCAAGTGATTGGACACAAGGTCACTTCTTTCAGTAAATATCAAGAGGCATTTGAATCTTGTCTGAATGAGCACTTTCAAGAAGACAGAAATGTTGCCAGAGCATGTATCAGGCCACCCAAATTCTTCCAAGTTCACAATCAGTACGGAACAACTTCAGACAAATGGGTGATTGAGGTTGATGTAGTTCCAACATATTCAGAGACGAAAGAGAAGGTTTTCTATACTGTCTTAAATATTGCATCAATTGAAAAGGAGCAACAGTGCAAAACTGAGTGTCTGTTTGTCCGGGAGGGCCTGAGGGCAGTTAATATTTTATCAGATCCTAATCCCCGGATAGTTCAGGAGAAGATAAAAAGTATTACTGATAAAGTCAAATGTTGGGCAGCAGCACGCAACTCAGTAGAAGAGAAGAATGACAGGCACCTCACCCAAGGCCACCAGGGCCACCAGGGCCAAAGACTCAAACAAATCATAACTCGTGGTAGAGATTTGTTGGAGAATTCCACTGAAGTCATTGTTGTTACTAACAAATGCCATTCAAGCCAACTGGAACACTTGGGTTTTCTGAAAGAGATGAAGTTGTTTGCAGTACTTGAGTTTGACCCAGAGTCTGATGTTGATGGAACATGCAGTTTTTACCGAAGGGATCGCATAGCTAATCTGCACTACCCTCAGATGTACGTAACCCAGGACAGTATACCAACTGTTATTGGAAAGCTGAACCTATTTAAGCAAACAAGTTGGGTCTTCTGCAATGGACGGGTGAATGAAGAAAGTGAAATAGACAAACCATTAACAACTAGTGAATGGCTGAAGAAACGCTCTGGCGATGTCACCAACATGGTTTCATTTCTCTGTAATCCAGATCTGCTTTCTAAGGACAGACTACTTGTTGTCTTCATTCTTCACTCAGCCATCACTGACATCTCAAGCCCTCTTATGGAGACATTTTGTGCAATTTACCGCACACTGGAAGGGGATGACAACATGTTGTGCATATGCAAAGACACTAATGTGTTCAGGGATTGGAAGCAAATGGTAGAAACTCGTTGTAAAGTGGATATCACTGGTAAATGCATCTATGAACTGAGTCTGAATGAAATCAATAGTACCATCCAAAAGCTGAAAGAGCCTCAAACACGGTCTTCTAGGAGATACTTGCCATCCTCTGCCTCAAGCTCAGTCCTCCTCACAAAGAGAGATGAGGAACTGATGACTGTTCTAGACAttttaagtgaaaatgaatgtgagAACACAGAAATCGAAACAAATGAGTCTTTTCAAGAGTTTAAGAAGAAAACCGAGGAGGACTTTTACAGAGGGGGACAAGTTACATGGTGGAACTTTTACCTTTCTGAGAGGCCAGGTTGCCACCCATTCATCAAACGAGACAAATACCAGGAACTATATGACCTGATCACTCCAGTGCAGGGCTACACATCTCCATGTGTCATGATTAATCTTTTTCATCACCCAGGCTGTGGAGGAACAACTCTAGCAATGCATGTTCTTTGGAGCTTAAGGAGAAAATTCAGATGTGCTGTTGTAAAAAATAACATAGCACAAAACAGTGAGATTGCAGTACAAGTCAAAAACCTGCTGACCTATGGCAAACAGGAGGAGTCAGGCTATacacctgttttgctgttgGTGGACAACTGGGATGATGTAGAGGAATTAAAACAGTGTATCCTCAGTGTGGGCagtgaaagaaagcaaaacagcaATGTAATGGTAATCATACTGAACTGTGAGAGGTCCCAGTTCCCTGATGAGAGCTCCAGGAATAGTCGGactgcaaatgtgttcattacCAACAAGCTGTCTACTCAAGAGCAAAGTTTGTTTTCTGAGAAACTGAGACAACTCAAGGCTTACCATGACCAACCTGAAACGTTCTATGCCTTCATGATCATGACCAAAAATTTCAGTGAGGATTACATCAAGAATCTGGTGAGCAACATTGTTAAAGATCTTGACACCACTACCCAAAAAGGAAAGCTCTTCTCCTTCTTAGCTGTGCTTAACACCTATGTCAATGGCTCATACAtttcgctctctctgtgtgaagaGTTAGTGGGCATACGGAATGCCTTTTGGAAGAGAGAAACacttgaggaaaaaatgaatccATATTCAACACTGCTGATAAATTTCATTGTTGAAGAGCATGGCACCTATCAAGCAGTTCGGTTCTTACATCAACTGATTGCCAGTAACTGTCTGGAGGTCCTTGCTCAGAAACACAAACTCTCTCTAGCTGAGATTACAATAAACCTCTTGCACTGTGACTGTCTCTACAAATCATTCATGGGAAAGGACATCCTCATCCAAAACATTCAAAGCATGCTGATCACTCGTCACCGAAAAGAACAGGGGGGTGACAAAGACACATTATTCTCACCTCTGATTGAGGCTATAGATGAAGAAGAGGGACCTGACAAAATCAAAGAAGTCTTAGAAAAAGCAATAGTCAGATTTGACAGAAGCGCAACATTGCCACAAGCATTGGCAAGACACTTCTATCTGAAAGAGAAAGACTTTAAATCTGCCATCCAGTGGGCTAGAGATGCACaaagaaaaaatcctgtaaattcCTACATTGCAGACACAGTTGGACAGGTGTACAAGAGCCAACTCAAACAGGAAATTGTGGAACATTCTGATGGTATCACTCCTGAAGCCCTTAATACATGTCTGCAATTAGCATCCTGTGCCATAAATGCATTCAAGGACTCACAGGAATTGGCTAAGAAGGATGAACCAGTAGATCAGTTTGATCtacacaacaaaaagagaaaaaaatcctacaaTACATCAGGCTATGTAGGAGAGACAGAAGTCATGATGACCCTTCTTGAGGTTATTAAAGATATTCCTCTTTTCAATGGCCGTGACAGATATAAGAGGGACACAATGCTGCAGTTCCTCAACGGTCACTTCCCAGCGAAGAATTTTCATGAAATTAACAACACAACCATGGACCAGTTTGTTGCTGTCCTGGCAGACCATGAGAGATTTCTGGTCTCCTTGAAGCCAAGCCTCAAGGCTATGTTCAGTTTCTTTGAGAACTACTTCACGTACCTAAAGCCTAGGTCACTGGAGAGGGAGACAACAGATGAAAGAAACAAGCGCAAAGTGTCAgaacactttaaaaaatatgtggATATATTCTGTATTtcaggagaggagaaggcatctgaaaaagacaacaaccCCAAACTGAGTCTACTTCAGCAGATAGCAGATAAGAAGAATTATCTGGAATCAAAAAGAGCTGACACATTTGCTGGGCTGCTGCAGTGCTTGTATGAGAAAACTGGTAAGGAAATGGAGTACATTCTAAATAAGTGGCTGTTTGTATTTGATAACTCACCAAATAGATACATTTCAGACACAGTCAACTTAATCCTGGCAAACATTGTTCTTCACGACATCAAGCCCAACTCTAAAACTCTAAAGAAATATACCGAGTTGGTCTCTCTTCTTAATGAGGCACTGCAAAATGAGGGGATTCATTCAAAATGTACAGAACTGTACTACCTTTCCATGCTGCTCATTTGGCCCACCAAGGACCACCGACTTGAGGACGTAGAAGCATACAAAAATATCAGCACCTACGTCACATCAGCCAGGAAATCATTTCATCGCCGTTTCTCTCACATGTTTCCAGCAAGAAGTGCCATTGCTCACTTCTTCCTTGGGAAATCCACTGGACTGGAACGAATAGTTTCAAAGGCAAAGCTTGATCACATTGTGAGCTCTGCCTCACAGCAGAGATCACAATGTGACATGCATCAACTCTGGCTGACTGGCGCAGTATGGAAAGAGCCAGAGGTCCAAAAGATGCTTCTCCGAGTCAAAGGCAAATCTGAAAACAGTGACATTTATGTTAGTTATGCTGGCAACCTTAAAATGCTTGTGCGTCCTGCTTACCTGGGTGGTATTCGCGGAGGTTACAGCCAGGAGAAAGTATCCTTCTACCTTGGATTCAGCATGGAAGGCCCTGTAGCCTATGATATAAGATATGAAAATGCTTAA
- the LOC115367577 gene encoding sterile alpha motif domain-containing protein 9-like isoform X1 yields the protein MDTTQKKRDSSPSNVSMKSDHSKSHPPNFSQDPDSEEDWRPPCPEKDKMDTMHQERDKSLGCSSLKSCRSKSPPLAFKPGTIEDRQDVNVSPQGAHLPVGGAQTVQRGNYLDEFPPTIDDWTKEQVKDWLILSLRIPQHIAQKLCDQELSGACLVSFEKQDLLELGVPPAPAIQIIRQVEKLKSHTGTFGGSVRIPKSHCEPESGEHRASTDTQDVSGNLDESMETETVSSDSGIQSLSSTVSIIQTLRHKIKSVTDDRTTDDKRLNRENTEDATSQPLRKPISLTRPFDKSDPSFIYKQNDILPPIAGPSNLLDPVHEYQLLPNTNEASEREILYEFTKEVFCFAASCMNSRTNGTIHFGVKIQSGQAHGQVIGHKVTSFSKYQEAFESCLNEHFQEDRNVARACIRPPKFFQVHNQYGTTSDKWVIEVDVVPTYSETKEKVFYTVLNIASIEKEQQCKTECLFVREGLRAVNILSDPNPRIVQEKIKSITDKVKCWAAARNSVEEKNDRHLTQGHQGHQGQRLKQIITRGRDLLENSTEVIVVTNKCHSSQLEHLGFLKEMKLFAVLEFDPESDVDGTCSFYRRDRIANLHYPQMYVTQDSIPTVIGKLNLFKQTSWVFCNGRVNEESEIDKPLTTSEWLKKRSGDVTNMVSFLCNPDLLSKDRLLVVFILHSAITDISSPLMETFCAIYRTLEGDDNMLCICKDTNVFRDWKQMVETRCKVDITGKCIYELSLNEINSTIQKLKEPQTRSSRRYLPSSASSSVLLTKRDEELMTVLDILSENECENTEIETNESFQEFKKKTEEDFYRGGQVTWWNFYLSERPGCHPFIKRDKYQELYDLITPVQGYTSPCVMINLFHHPGCGGTTLAMHVLWSLRRKFRCAVVKNNIAQNSEIAVQVKNLLTYGKQEESGYTPVLLLVDNWDDVEELKQCILSVGSERKQNSNVMVIILNCERSQFPDESSRNSRTANVFITNKLSTQEQSLFSEKLRQLKAYHDQPETFYAFMIMTKNFSEDYIKNLVSNIVKDLDTTTQKGKLFSFLAVLNTYVNGSYISLSLCEELVGIRNAFWKRETLEEKMNPYSTLLINFIVEEHGTYQAVRFLHQLIASNCLEVLAQKHKLSLAEITINLLHCDCLYKSFMGKDILIQNIQSMLITRHRKEQGGDKDTLFSPLIEAIDEEEGPDKIKEVLEKAIVRFDRSATLPQALARHFYLKEKDFKSAIQWARDAQRKNPVNSYIADTVGQVYKSQLKQEIVEHSDGITPEALNTCLQLASCAINAFKDSQELAKKDEPVDQFDLHNKKRKKSYNTSGYVGETEVMMTLLEVIKDIPLFNGRDRYKRDTMLQFLNGHFPAKNFHEINNTTMDQFVAVLADHERFLVSLKPSLKAMFSFFENYFTYLKPRSLERETTDERNKRKVSEHFKKYVDIFCISGEEKASEKDNNPKLSLLQQIADKKNYLESKRADTFAGLLQCLYEKTGKEMEYILNKWLFVFDNSPNRYISDTVNLILANIVLHDIKPNSKTLKKYTELVSLLNEALQNEGIHSKCTELYYLSMLLIWPTKDHRLEDVEAYKNISTYVTSARKSFHRRFSHMFPARSAIAHFFLGKSTGLERIVSKAKLDHIVSSASQQRSQCDMHQLWLTGAVWKEPEVQKMLLRVKGKSENSDIYVSYAGNLKMLVRPAYLGGIRGGYSQEKVSFYLGFSMEGPVAYDIRYENA from the exons ATGGACACtacacagaagaagagagacagcTCTCCAAGCAATGTCTCTATGAAGAGTGACCATTCAAAAAGCCATCCTCCAAATTTCAGCCAGGACCCTGATTCAGAAGAAGACTG GAGACCTCCATGTCCTGAGAAAGACAAAATGGATACCATGCATCAAGAGAGAGACAAGTCTTTGGGTTGCTCATCTCTGAAGAGTTGTAGGTCAAAGAGCCCTCCTCTGGCTTTTAAACCTGGCACTATTGAAGACAGGCAAGATGT gAATGTGAGTCCCCAGGGGGCACATTTGCCTGTTGGAGGAGCACAAACG GTACAGAGAGGAAATTACCTTGATGAATTCCCACCAACAATTGACGACTGGACCAAAGAACAAGTGAAAGATTGGCTCATCCTTAGTCTTAGAATACCACAGCACATTGCACAAAAACTCTGCGACCAAGAACTGTCAGGAGCTTGCTTGGTCTCCTTTGAAAAACAAGACCTGTTAGAATTAGGTGTGCCTCCAGCGCCAGCAATCCAAATCATACGACAAGTTGAGAAGTTAAAGAGCCATACAGGGACATTTGGAGGAAGTGTGAGGATACCAAAAAGTCATTGTGAACCCGAATCAGGTGAACACAGGGCAAGCACAGATACACAGGATGTGTCAGGAAACCTTGATGAATCTAtggaaactgaaactgtatcATCAGACTCTGGAATTCAAAGTTTAAGCTCTACAGTGTCCATAATACAGACATTGAGACATAAAATAAAGTCTGTAACAGATGACAGGACAACAGATGATAAGAGATTAAATAGAGAAAATACAGAGGACGCAACATCTCAGCCTCTGAGGAAACCAATATCTCTGACCCGGCCCTTTGACAAAAGTGACCCATCTTTCATctacaaacaaaatgacattctTCCTCCCATAGCTGGTCCAAGCAATCTTCTTGACCCTGTCCATGAGTATCAGCTCCTGCCTAACACAAATGAGGCCAGCGAAAGAGAGATCCTTTATGAATTCACAAAGGaagtattttgttttgctgcaagctGTATGAATTCACGCACCAATGGTACTATTCATTTTGGAGTTAAAATCCAATCAGGCCAGGCACATGGCCAAGTGATTGGACACAAGGTCACTTCTTTCAGTAAATATCAAGAGGCATTTGAATCTTGTCTGAATGAGCACTTTCAAGAAGACAGAAATGTTGCCAGAGCATGTATCAGGCCACCCAAATTCTTCCAAGTTCACAATCAGTACGGAACAACTTCAGACAAATGGGTGATTGAGGTTGATGTAGTTCCAACATATTCAGAGACGAAAGAGAAGGTTTTCTATACTGTCTTAAATATTGCATCAATTGAAAAGGAGCAACAGTGCAAAACTGAGTGTCTGTTTGTCCGGGAGGGCCTGAGGGCAGTTAATATTTTATCAGATCCTAATCCCCGGATAGTTCAGGAGAAGATAAAAAGTATTACTGATAAAGTCAAATGTTGGGCAGCAGCACGCAACTCAGTAGAAGAGAAGAATGACAGGCACCTCACCCAAGGCCACCAGGGCCACCAGGGCCAAAGACTCAAACAAATCATAACTCGTGGTAGAGATTTGTTGGAGAATTCCACTGAAGTCATTGTTGTTACTAACAAATGCCATTCAAGCCAACTGGAACACTTGGGTTTTCTGAAAGAGATGAAGTTGTTTGCAGTACTTGAGTTTGACCCAGAGTCTGATGTTGATGGAACATGCAGTTTTTACCGAAGGGATCGCATAGCTAATCTGCACTACCCTCAGATGTACGTAACCCAGGACAGTATACCAACTGTTATTGGAAAGCTGAACCTATTTAAGCAAACAAGTTGGGTCTTCTGCAATGGACGGGTGAATGAAGAAAGTGAAATAGACAAACCATTAACAACTAGTGAATGGCTGAAGAAACGCTCTGGCGATGTCACCAACATGGTTTCATTTCTCTGTAATCCAGATCTGCTTTCTAAGGACAGACTACTTGTTGTCTTCATTCTTCACTCAGCCATCACTGACATCTCAAGCCCTCTTATGGAGACATTTTGTGCAATTTACCGCACACTGGAAGGGGATGACAACATGTTGTGCATATGCAAAGACACTAATGTGTTCAGGGATTGGAAGCAAATGGTAGAAACTCGTTGTAAAGTGGATATCACTGGTAAATGCATCTATGAACTGAGTCTGAATGAAATCAATAGTACCATCCAAAAGCTGAAAGAGCCTCAAACACGGTCTTCTAGGAGATACTTGCCATCCTCTGCCTCAAGCTCAGTCCTCCTCACAAAGAGAGATGAGGAACTGATGACTGTTCTAGACAttttaagtgaaaatgaatgtgagAACACAGAAATCGAAACAAATGAGTCTTTTCAAGAGTTTAAGAAGAAAACCGAGGAGGACTTTTACAGAGGGGGACAAGTTACATGGTGGAACTTTTACCTTTCTGAGAGGCCAGGTTGCCACCCATTCATCAAACGAGACAAATACCAGGAACTATATGACCTGATCACTCCAGTGCAGGGCTACACATCTCCATGTGTCATGATTAATCTTTTTCATCACCCAGGCTGTGGAGGAACAACTCTAGCAATGCATGTTCTTTGGAGCTTAAGGAGAAAATTCAGATGTGCTGTTGTAAAAAATAACATAGCACAAAACAGTGAGATTGCAGTACAAGTCAAAAACCTGCTGACCTATGGCAAACAGGAGGAGTCAGGCTATacacctgttttgctgttgGTGGACAACTGGGATGATGTAGAGGAATTAAAACAGTGTATCCTCAGTGTGGGCagtgaaagaaagcaaaacagcaATGTAATGGTAATCATACTGAACTGTGAGAGGTCCCAGTTCCCTGATGAGAGCTCCAGGAATAGTCGGactgcaaatgtgttcattacCAACAAGCTGTCTACTCAAGAGCAAAGTTTGTTTTCTGAGAAACTGAGACAACTCAAGGCTTACCATGACCAACCTGAAACGTTCTATGCCTTCATGATCATGACCAAAAATTTCAGTGAGGATTACATCAAGAATCTGGTGAGCAACATTGTTAAAGATCTTGACACCACTACCCAAAAAGGAAAGCTCTTCTCCTTCTTAGCTGTGCTTAACACCTATGTCAATGGCTCATACAtttcgctctctctgtgtgaagaGTTAGTGGGCATACGGAATGCCTTTTGGAAGAGAGAAACacttgaggaaaaaatgaatccATATTCAACACTGCTGATAAATTTCATTGTTGAAGAGCATGGCACCTATCAAGCAGTTCGGTTCTTACATCAACTGATTGCCAGTAACTGTCTGGAGGTCCTTGCTCAGAAACACAAACTCTCTCTAGCTGAGATTACAATAAACCTCTTGCACTGTGACTGTCTCTACAAATCATTCATGGGAAAGGACATCCTCATCCAAAACATTCAAAGCATGCTGATCACTCGTCACCGAAAAGAACAGGGGGGTGACAAAGACACATTATTCTCACCTCTGATTGAGGCTATAGATGAAGAAGAGGGACCTGACAAAATCAAAGAAGTCTTAGAAAAAGCAATAGTCAGATTTGACAGAAGCGCAACATTGCCACAAGCATTGGCAAGACACTTCTATCTGAAAGAGAAAGACTTTAAATCTGCCATCCAGTGGGCTAGAGATGCACaaagaaaaaatcctgtaaattcCTACATTGCAGACACAGTTGGACAGGTGTACAAGAGCCAACTCAAACAGGAAATTGTGGAACATTCTGATGGTATCACTCCTGAAGCCCTTAATACATGTCTGCAATTAGCATCCTGTGCCATAAATGCATTCAAGGACTCACAGGAATTGGCTAAGAAGGATGAACCAGTAGATCAGTTTGATCtacacaacaaaaagagaaaaaaatcctacaaTACATCAGGCTATGTAGGAGAGACAGAAGTCATGATGACCCTTCTTGAGGTTATTAAAGATATTCCTCTTTTCAATGGCCGTGACAGATATAAGAGGGACACAATGCTGCAGTTCCTCAACGGTCACTTCCCAGCGAAGAATTTTCATGAAATTAACAACACAACCATGGACCAGTTTGTTGCTGTCCTGGCAGACCATGAGAGATTTCTGGTCTCCTTGAAGCCAAGCCTCAAGGCTATGTTCAGTTTCTTTGAGAACTACTTCACGTACCTAAAGCCTAGGTCACTGGAGAGGGAGACAACAGATGAAAGAAACAAGCGCAAAGTGTCAgaacactttaaaaaatatgtggATATATTCTGTATTtcaggagaggagaaggcatctgaaaaagacaacaaccCCAAACTGAGTCTACTTCAGCAGATAGCAGATAAGAAGAATTATCTGGAATCAAAAAGAGCTGACACATTTGCTGGGCTGCTGCAGTGCTTGTATGAGAAAACTGGTAAGGAAATGGAGTACATTCTAAATAAGTGGCTGTTTGTATTTGATAACTCACCAAATAGATACATTTCAGACACAGTCAACTTAATCCTGGCAAACATTGTTCTTCACGACATCAAGCCCAACTCTAAAACTCTAAAGAAATATACCGAGTTGGTCTCTCTTCTTAATGAGGCACTGCAAAATGAGGGGATTCATTCAAAATGTACAGAACTGTACTACCTTTCCATGCTGCTCATTTGGCCCACCAAGGACCACCGACTTGAGGACGTAGAAGCATACAAAAATATCAGCACCTACGTCACATCAGCCAGGAAATCATTTCATCGCCGTTTCTCTCACATGTTTCCAGCAAGAAGTGCCATTGCTCACTTCTTCCTTGGGAAATCCACTGGACTGGAACGAATAGTTTCAAAGGCAAAGCTTGATCACATTGTGAGCTCTGCCTCACAGCAGAGATCACAATGTGACATGCATCAACTCTGGCTGACTGGCGCAGTATGGAAAGAGCCAGAGGTCCAAAAGATGCTTCTCCGAGTCAAAGGCAAATCTGAAAACAGTGACATTTATGTTAGTTATGCTGGCAACCTTAAAATGCTTGTGCGTCCTGCTTACCTGGGTGGTATTCGCGGAGGTTACAGCCAGGAGAAAGTATCCTTCTACCTTGGATTCAGCATGGAAGGCCCTGTAGCCTATGATATAAGATATGAAAATGCTTAA